The sequence ACAAGGTTAACTGagaatcgaaaaaaaaaacacaacgaAAGAGTGATAGCTCGACCATATGATCGTATAAAATATGATACAAGTCTAAAAGACACCATGACACAGAATTTTTAGGGATAAAAATAAAGGCAACAAAAGCTTATCATGTCTTTATTAGAAACAAGTACGATGAATATTGGACAAGGCGTTAAATTAACTATAAATACTTGCTAGATAGAACACATACGTTACTTGATTACTCTCAGCCGCTCACACATCACATGAAACACTTGGCTTCAACGGATAAATGCTCGGGCCTCCCATCCCTTGTTCTCCTTATGACACCTTTGCAGACAACACCGCACCTTGTCCGGAAGCTAATATAGAAAACTGCATTATCCAACTTTACGTTTTTCATTGAGTCGACAACTTCTTTGGTTTGAACAGTTATCTTTCGCAGCTCAAGTGGCTTTCCATACTCAAACATGAACTGCAAGGCAAGACAAAACCAAAGAGAGATCCATTATACACAAATTCCCCTCTTTTTTTCTAagtcatttatttaaaaaactcACCGGGTCCGTCTGCTTCTTGGTGTACCAGGCTAGTTCAGCGTAAAGAAGAAGCCATTCTTTGGCTTGTTCCACCTCTGATTCTTTCATCTGAGAATAAAAGAACCAATGTCagcaaaaaaagagaaaagaagctGGGAATTAAAGAGCAaaagggagggagggagggaggggcTCATGACCTCGTAGTAATGCAGCTTACTGTCACCAGGCAACCAATCGGGCATGTTGCCTTTGAATAGTTCATCCAAGGAAAGTATGTCAAATCCACTTTCTTCCTTTTCCTCCTTTTCTGtggtaaataaataataatagatgttttttttttaacaaacaaataaaaataaattaatataagacCATTCActcattcatttatttatttttacctgGAGGAAGTGGGGGCAAGGTTCTGCAGCGGGATGTGATAACATGGAAGCAATCTTTTTTCTGAGTGGGATACCAAACTTTTGTTTCAAACTTGCAAAAGCAACCTCTAGCTAGATCCCATGCTCGTAATGTCAACATTCCGGTGTGCCGGCTACTTCAGGCACAGCCGAACGCGAACGTTCAAAGTTAGTCCCctacaaaaccaaaaataaaaagaaaaaatttagtAATTTCACAAGAAATAAATCAAGTATATATATTAGGTAGGCAAGACGCAGTAACAAACGTTACATTTTCGAGATTGTAGCAATGAAGTCCAATTTTGGCGCAGAGCAGAGGCTCCGCATGCATACAAAGCATCATTACGGCTGTTGTAAGACAAAACCAAGTGACCGCCGGGAGGAGTGGGAGTATAAGTAACTTGACAAGGAGCACTGAACTGAGGATAATTGGAGAAGTCATAATCTGGTGTAGAGTTCGGATTCATTGATGGTGATACCATTAAATCCAGTGGTAGATTCGCATCCAATGATGGTGATATCATTAAATCCAGTGGTAGAACAGCATCAAAATCCTCCTTcattaagaaaagaaagaatcCAATTACAAACATAACTTTAATCCATTGACCGGATAGTACTGAAATAAAACAGTGGATATACTTACCTCTTCAGAACTAGGAAGGTGCAAGTTTTCGAGCTCTGCCTCGGCCTCCTTAACGGGGATCAGCTCTTGGGGAGGAGGAGGTTTACAAACTGTGAAAATGCAAAGTCAAACACAACTTTAGTGCATATTTCcttcaaagaatatatatataatatcaaaaaTACCTTTTGATGATCCATGAAACTGTTTGTACGGTGGTAAAATAAAGTCGAAGGGTGATGTATATCCATTAAACGGCTGGTACCGTGGTAGAACAACATCGAGTTCcttcaaataatataataatatccaCCGATTATTTATTATTGCAGAAAGAGAGGAGAATATGACAATCTAAAAAACGAAAACAATCCAATTACCTTAACACTCAAGGTGTCACTGCTTTCTTCCTTCATCTCCACGTCAGACATTCTCACCCAACCCTAACGTTTTACAGAAAGGTACCTCTCTCTGCCCCCGCCCCCAAATTCTCCCAGAAACAAAATTAACTCCCCCTCCAATTCTTTATATACCCTAACCGAACCGAATCGATCCCAACCCGGTTGGTTCCGAACCGTGATACCGTACcggaaatttgaaaaaataaaaacaaacgaATGGAACTTTGTAGGCTTAGTTCAAAAAATCCTAATAACCCAAACCCGTGTTTGCTTTCGCCCGAATCGGGTGTTTCACGATGCCTTAGTTTAGGTTGAGACAGAACAAGAGCGGTGGTCGTGGTTTTTTCTAGCCGGAGATCAGTTACTCGCCGTAGTCGTTCTTCTCTTCGCCATATGAAGCTAAATGGGCTGGGTTTGGGCTCTTTTGACCCCATTTTAATTAATGGGTTCTTTAGCCAATAAAATCAAATTTGGGGTGGAATGTAATATTCTAAAATTTAGGGTCTGCAATCTTATATTAACAGAGTTTTCAAATCTCTGTGATTCCCCTAGTTTGtattaggggtgggcactttacccgatatccgaagtggcacccgaatccgatccgaaaaacccgaaccgaaatccgaaccgaagtagcaaaatacccgaacgggtattgaattaggagatattggatacccgaacccgaatggataatatccaaacccgaatggatatccgaagataaccgaacatatgtataattaactttatatttctagtttacatctctcattttatataaaatatttatattaatactacacatactttaagttcatatgatatacatgcaattacgaaaaaatgatttgctactcacttaaaaagcatgtcaagtttttttatttcaaaaattaacaaaaagttacatccaaaatttaaaaacaataactaaattaatgcatttttagttttaaaatgttatgtccaaatctattaaccatttaatctattaaaaaaaaaagttaagcaaaatttatattcttcaaaacaagaaatttaagaaatgaaaaatttaatttttttttcaaaatctaaatatccgaacccgatccaaaataaccgaatccgaactaaaaatacccgaacccgacccgaagtatagaaatacccgaacgggttctacacctctataccgaaatacccgaaaatccgaaatacccgacccgaacccgaacgggtacccgaacgcccacccctagtttGTATGTTGGATTGTGGATGTCCAAAAAGACATTCCAAGTGAGAATACAAGATTTAATTAGCGTGCCCCTGTTGTAGATAATATAAGTTTAAAGACAACATTACGATTACACAAGGCGTTAAATCAACTTAGAGCCTGATTGGtttccccgctaccacccgcaaacgcagcttttgcagttggtagcggttgacagcgtttcgaaacaatcatccAAACCGttacaaatcgcttcaaaccgctccgaacctcttaaaatcaaaagctggttccagctagcgtttgcggttgcgggaggataatttttttttctttttctttaaaaaccatataaatacaaaaataaaaatattcaataaattttttaaaatggaattataaaaatactaaaatatatcaattatattttaattaatattataaaattttaaaataaaaatattttctataattttaaaaatttaaaactataactttgaaaatataatttacatatttattataatattatgatttttgatatttttataattatataaaatgtaaatattgttaatttattatttaaccgctgctgtatttggtagttaaccagtcataattATCCCGCAAACGCATCAATTTTTAACcacagaaccagtcgtacaaatctcttaaaactacTAGAAatcgcaaccacccgcatccgcaaacgcccgcagccgcaaccgcaaccgctgcgtttgaaccggTCAGGCCCTTATAAGATATACTTGCTAGCGTAGATAGAAAACTACAAACGTTTATAATTTCTCTCATAGTCAACCTCAGAAGAGACTCTTCACATCACATGAAGCACTTGGCTTCAAGGGATAGATGCTCTGGAATCCCATCGCTTGTCCTCCTGATGATACCTTTCCAGACATCACCGCAACTTGTTTTGAAGGTTATGAAGAAGACTGCATTATCCAACAGCTCGACCTCTTTCAGAGAGTCGACAACTCCTCTGGTTTGCACAACAACCTTTCCGAGCTCCAGGGGCTTTGAACGCTCAAACATGAACTGTAACACAACACCAAGAAGAGATTCCTTATAATAACATAgtataaacacacacaaaaaaaaagagtcattTGTTTTGGGTACTCACCGGGTCCGTCTGCTTCTTGGTGTACAAGGCTAGTTCAGCGTAAAGATGAAGCCATTCTTTGGCTTGTTCCACCTCTGATTCTTTCATCTGGAGAATAAATAATCAATCAAtgtcagcaaaaaaaaagaagaattaaAGAGGGAGGGGCTCATGACCTCGTAGTATTGCAGCAGCAGCGTACTAGTGGCATAGTCATCAGGCAACCAATCGGGCATGTTGCCTTTGAAAAGCTCATCCACGGAGAGTGTGTCAAATCCACATTGGAATCCATCTTCCCCTGTGGTAGACATGACCAACAAAGTATATCATATAGAgagaaacatagaaaaaaaaaaacagaaaagatatAAGACCATTTTTGCAATCATATTACCTGGAGGAGGAGGTGGGGGCAAGGGCCTGCAGCGGGTTGTGACAACATGGAAGCAATCTTTATTCTCAGTTGCAAGCCGAACGTTTGTTTCAAACCTGCAAGTGTAATTGCGTGCTGGATCCCTTGCCTCTAAGGTCTGGTCATAATCTCGAGGCAGACCCAAACGTTCAAAGTGTGTCccctacaaaataaaaaaacatattattatatatatggttaAGGCAGAAgcaagtaaaagaaaaagagagataacCTTTTCGAGATTGTAGCAATGGAGTGCGATTTTAGCAAAGAGCAGTGGCTTGGCGTGCATAGCATCCTGAGATTGAGAGTAACTGTAACCGCCAGGGGCAGTGGGACTATAAGTTGGACTCGGAGTGTACGTATGGTAATAGGTTCTTCCATATACCAAGTCAGATGGAGTTGGTGACTGCATATATAACGACCGCTTGCCCGGTTTGGGTTCCTTCAGAGAATGAACATCAACACCGATTCAATGCAAAATAATACAGGAAAGagcaaaactttttaaaaaataat comes from Brassica rapa cultivar Chiifu-401-42 chromosome A02, CAAS_Brap_v3.01, whole genome shotgun sequence and encodes:
- the LOC103853022 gene encoding UPF0725 protein At2g20620 isoform X1 gives rise to the protein MSDAVLKKGDSNTLSDKELDAAVLPPDQPLNELTPPSYADSNTMSVKELGASLPPPPPPPPPPTYKPSAQGFVDFYPPPYQDPFTDWGPPPSGRISWSPVAIKLPSTSILLPEPKPGKRSLYMQSPTPSDLVYGRTYYHTYTPSPTYSPTAPGGYSYSQSQDAMHAKPLLFAKIALHCYNLEKGTHFERLGLPRDYDQTLEARDPARNYTCRFETNVRLATENKDCFHVVTTRCRPLPPPPPPGEDGFQCGFDTLSVDELFKGNMPDWLPDDYATSTLLLQYYEMKESEVEQAKEWLHLYAELALYTKKQTDPFMFERSKPLELGKVVVQTRGVVDSLKEVELLDNAVFFITFKTSCGDVWKGIIRRTSDGIPEHLSLEAKCFM
- the LOC103853021 gene encoding UPF0725 protein At2g20620; translated protein: MLTLRAWDLARGCFCKFETKVWYPTQKKDCFHVITSRCRTLPPLPPEKEEKEESGFDILSLDELFKGNMPDWLPGDSKLHYYEMKESEVEQAKEWLLLYAELAWYTKKQTDPFMFEYGKPLELRKITVQTKEVVDSMKNVKLDNAVFYISFRTRCGVVCKGVIRRTRDGRPEHLSVEAKCFM
- the LOC117131951 gene encoding uncharacterized protein LOC117131951, with translation MSDVEMKEESSDTLSVKELDVVLPRYQPFNGYTSPFDFILPPYKQFHGSSKVCKPPPPQELIPVKEAEAELENLHLPSSEEEDFDAVLPLDLMISPSLDANLPLDLMVSPSMNPNSTPDYDFSNYPQFSAPCQVTYTPTPPGGHLVLSYNSRNDALYACGASALRQNWTSLLQSRKCNVCYCVLPT
- the LOC103853022 gene encoding UPF0725 protein At2g20620 isoform X2; the protein is MSDAVLKKGDSNTLSDKELGASLPPPPPPPPPPTYKPSAQGFVDFYPPPYQDPFTDWGPPPSGRISWSPVAIKLPSTSILLPEPKPGKRSLYMQSPTPSDLVYGRTYYHTYTPSPTYSPTAPGGYSYSQSQDAMHAKPLLFAKIALHCYNLEKGTHFERLGLPRDYDQTLEARDPARNYTCRFETNVRLATENKDCFHVVTTRCRPLPPPPPPGEDGFQCGFDTLSVDELFKGNMPDWLPDDYATSTLLLQYYEMKESEVEQAKEWLHLYAELALYTKKQTDPFMFERSKPLELGKVVVQTRGVVDSLKEVELLDNAVFFITFKTSCGDVWKGIIRRTSDGIPEHLSLEAKCFM